In a single window of the Gloeocapsa sp. DLM2.Bin57 genome:
- a CDS encoding serine/threonine kinase — protein sequence MSYHNPSQNITLASDIGIDYSQLKTLLTSRKYKEADEETYRLMLEICHRQPEGWLRNQDIITFPCRDLQTIDQLWVELSRRKFGFSIQKRIYQSLEKEIKHPKKLWLSFCDQVGWRVDNKWLNYSEIVFGANAPSGHLPCGSPPDDLTQGMILEPGSNFVIAPIITGIVQRLEQCN from the coding sequence CAGAATATTACTTTAGCTAGTGATATCGGTATTGACTATAGTCAACTTAAAACACTATTAACCTCCCGTAAGTATAAAGAAGCAGACGAAGAAACCTATCGTTTAATGCTCGAAATCTGTCATCGTCAACCAGAGGGATGGTTGCGTAACCAAGATATCATCACTTTTCCCTGCAGAGATCTTCAAACTATTGACCAGTTATGGGTAGAATTGAGCAGACGCAAGTTTGGCTTTAGTATTCAAAAACGTATTTATCAAAGCTTAGAAAAGGAAATTAAACACCCGAAAAAACTGTGGTTGAGTTTTTGTGACCAGGTAGGTTGGCGAGTTGACAATAAATGGTTAAACTATTCTGAGATAGTCTTTGGAGCAAATGCTCCTTCAGGACACCTCCCCTGTGGCTCTCCCCCTGATGATTTGACACAGGGTATGATTTTAGAACCTGGTAGTAATTTTGTAATAGCTCCTATTATTACTGGTATAGTCCAAAGACTAGAGCAGTGTAACTAA